One Drosophila busckii strain San Diego stock center, stock number 13000-0081.31 unplaced genomic scaffold, ASM1175060v1 hic_scaffold_45, whole genome shotgun sequence genomic region harbors:
- the LOC108607528 gene encoding uncharacterized protein LOC108607528, which translates to MDTPTILLLNDDCLVCIFQYLTLDELMALHGELNPRIDQILEQQLHRFKHFEFSMRFPPSYGWNQLQALGRHLHSLNVNVGYSIKAGEVLDLLPNLCLGAAQSGRLRVLKIQHVVLTGDYIEQILLVAPFLEELDISCSSIEDHLLPNMLHLATNLKTLAVSSEAAAFLDISLLRSLWHLKINWIVGTPLIDCASLSKEYPLLNISVYQSNSVFKFGPNYR; encoded by the coding sequence ATGGACACGCCAACGATCTTACTGCTGAATGACGATTGTTTGGTTTGTATTTTTCAATACCTTACGCTGGATGAACTTATGGCTCTGCATGGAGAACTGAACCCCCGCATTGATCAAATTCTTGAACAACAGCTGCATAGATTCAAACATTTTGAATTCAGCATGCGATTTCCTCCATCTTATGGCTGGAACCAACTACAGGCTCTTGGTCGTCACTTACACAGCCTTAATGTAAATGTGGGCTATTCTATAAAAGCAGGAGAGGTCTTGGATCTTCTTCCTAACCTGTGCTTAGGAGCCGCACAGAGTGGAAGGCTTCGAGTGCTGAAAATCCAGCATGTCGTCTTGACTGGCGATTATATTGAGCAAATATTGCTGGTGGCGCCATTCCTAGAAGAGTTGGATATCAGCTGTAGTTCCATTGAGGATCATCTATTGCCAAACATGCTACATCTGGCAACCAATCTAAAAACTTTGGCTGTGAGCAGCGAGGCAGCTGCGTTCTTGGATATATCCCTATTGAGAAGTCTGTGGCATTTGAAAATTAACTGGATTGTAGGCACTCCTTTAATAGACTGCGCCTCTCTTAGCAAAGAATACCCATTGCTGAATATTTCAGTATATCAGTCCAACtctgtatttaaatttggtCCAAACTATCGATAA
- the LOC108607523 gene encoding tRNA-splicing ligase RtcB homolog — MVVRSYEDELKYLEKINDHCWRIKKGFQPNMNVEGVFYVNSRLERLMLEELKNSCRPGAIGGFLPGVKQIANVAALPGIVGRSIGLPDIHSGYGFAIGNMAAFDIDDPLSVVSPGGVGFDINCGVRLLRTNLFEKDVQPVKEQLAQSLFDHIPVGVGSKGIIPMNARDLEEALEMGMDWSLREGYVWAEDKEHCEEYGRMLNADPAKVSMRAKKRGLPQLGTLGAGNHYAEIQVVDEIFDKWSASKMGIEEKGQVVVMIHSGSRGFGHQVATDALVQMEKAMKRDKIETNDRQLACARINSVEGQDYLKAMAAAANFAWVNRSSMTFLTRQAFAKMFNTTPDDLDMHVIYDVSHNIAKVENHIVDGKERKLLVHRKGSTRAFPPHHPLIPVDYQLTGQPVLVGGTMGTCSYVLTGTERGMQETFGSTCHGAGRALSRAKSRRNLDYKEVLDKLEQIGIAIRIASPKLVMEEAPEAYKDVTDVVDTCHAAGISKKCIKLRPIAVIKG, encoded by the exons ATGGTGGTGCGTTCATACGAAGACGAGCTCAAGTATCTGGAGAAGATCAATGATCACTGCTGGCGTATTAAGAAGGGCTTTCAGCCTAATATGAATGTGGAGGGCGTTTTCTACGTAAACAGCCGTCTGGAGCGATTGATGTTGGAGGAGCTAAAGAATTCTTGCCGACCCGGAGCTATTGGTGGCTTTCTGCCTGGAGTCAAGCAGATTGCTAACGTGGCTGCCTTACCGGGCATCGTGGGACGTTCCATTGGCTTGCCTGACATACACTCGGGCTACGGATTTGCCATTGGCAACATGGCTGCGTTCGATATAGACGATCCACTGTCGGTGGTTAGTCCTGGCGGAGTTGGCTTTGACATCAACTGTGGTGTGCGCTTGCTACGCACAAATCTCTTTGAAAAAGATGTACAGCCCGTAAAGGAGCAACTGGCGCAGTCACTCTTCGATCACATACCTGTCGGCGTGGGCTCCAAAGGCATTATACCCATGAATGCACGTGACTTGGAGGAAGCGCTCGAAATGGGCATGGATTGGTCACTGCGTGAGGGTTATGTGTGGGCAGAAGATAAGGAGCACTGCGAAGAGTATGGCCGTATGCTTAACGCTGATCCTGCCAAGGTGAGCATGCGTGCCAAGAAACGTGGTCTGCCACAGCTGGGCACATTGGGAGCAGGTAATCACTATGCAGAGATTCAAGTAGTAGATGAGATCTTCGACAAGTGGAGCGCTTCCAAGATGGGCATTGAGGAAAAGGGCCAAGTAGTGGTTATGATACACTCAGGAAGTCGCGGATTTGGCCATCAAGTTGCTACCGATGCGCTTGTGCAGATGGAGAAGGCCATGAAACGAGATAAGATCGAAACCAATGATCGTCAGTTGGCCTGTGCACGCATTAATTCAGTTGAAGGCCAGGATTACCTCAAAGCtatggctgcagcagcaaatttcgCTTGGGTAAACCGCAGCTCCATGACTTTTTTAACGCGTCAAGCGTTTGCCAAAATGTTCAACACCACGCCTGATGATCTGGACATGCACGTCATCTATGATGTATCCCACAATATAGCCAAGGTAGAGAATCACATTGTAGATGGCAAGGAGCGCAAGCTACTGGTGCATCGCAAGGGATCCACACGCGCCTTTCCTCCACACCATCCACTTATACCCGTTGACTATCAGTTGACCGGACAACCTGTGTTAGTTGGTGGTACAATGGGCACCTGCAGTTATGTGCTCACCGGTACAGAACGTGGTATGCAGGAGACCTTCGGCAGCACTTGTCACGGCGCT GGTCGCGCTCTATCACGCGCCAAGTCTCGTCGAAACTTGGACTACAAGGAAGTACTGGACAAATTAGAGCAAATTGGCATTGCCATCCGCATTGCTAGTCCTAAGCTAGTAATGGAGGAAGCTCCCGAGGCCTATAAGGATGTCACCGATGTTGTGGACACTTGTCACGCTGCGGGCATAagcaaaaaatgcattaagttACGTCCCATAGCGGTTATTAAAGGCTGA
- the LOC108607527 gene encoding ras-related protein Rab-9B: protein MANMRPQKGKLVKVVILGDGGVGKSALLTRFVSNNFHENNFHTIGVEFMNKDILVDGEKYTLQIWDTAGQERFQALRTPFYRGSDICLLCYAMDDWASLRSLKHWRNEFLNYADVKADKFPFIVVGNKNDLREDKRQVQFEEVQQWCTDYSIAANIETSSKTATNVTEAFVLALRQWKQLECVVEAEQRQHGDTIDLTSPIRLMQRRQCCTGGGGSDAKRNAVDGDDDEHIADASMSRHWRSSPKAPSTNYRL, encoded by the exons ATGGCTAATATGCGACCGCAGAAAGGGAAACTAGTGAAGGTTGTCATACTTGGCGACGGGGGTGTTGGAAAATCAGCGCTCCTCACACGTTTTGTGTCGAACAATTTCcatgaaaacaattttcatacCATTGGCGTGGAGTTCATGAACAAGGACATTCTAGTGGATGGTGAAAAGTACACTTTGCAG ATATGGGATACGGCTGGTCAGGAACGTTTTCAAGCACTGCGCACACCTTTCTATAGAGGATCAGATATTTGTCTGCTCTGCTATGCTATGGATGATTGGGCAAGTCTGCGTAGCTTAAAGCACTGGCGCAATGAGTTTCTCAACTATGCAGATGTTAAGGCTGATAAATTCCCATTCATAGTGGTGGGCAATAAG AATGACCTACGCGAAGACAAGCGTCAGGTGCAATTCGAGGAAGTTCAGCAATGGTGCACAGACTACTCCATTGCCGCTAACATTGAAACATCCTCGAAGACGGCCACGAATGTTACAGAAGCTTTTGTCTTAGCTTTGCGCCAGTGGAAGCAGTTAGAGTGCGTAGTCGAGGCGGAGCAGCGTCAGCATGGCGACACCATTGATTTAACGAGTCCCATACGTTTGATGCAGCGTCGGCAGTGCTGCACAGGAGGCGGTGGCAGCGACGCTAAGCGTAATGCTGTCGATGGGGATGATGATGAGCACATTGCAGATGCCTCAATGTCGCGACATTGGCGCAGCTCACCAAAGGCGCCGTCAACTAATTATCGACTATGA
- the LOC108607524 gene encoding alpha-tocopherol transfer protein-like isoform X2, which translates to MLSEIDQLPSIKLGDFTLQFELGEETAAAKEVAIRELRESPERQKQATQELKRLLEAETDLYCPKDNEEWLIRFLRPCKYYPESARDLIKRYYSFKVKHADVYNDLKPTREANIFKNNILTVFPNRDQHGRRILLLELGKRWKHKQVTLDEVFKGAVIFLEAAMLEPETQINGAVVIFDMDGLSLQQTWQFTPPFAKRIVDWLQDSVPLRIKAIHIVNQPKLFNIVFALFKPFLREKLRGRIIFHSTDRESLHKHMSPKCLPACYGGILELPRVDGDQWYKLLMMCDKEYDAINSYGYKKK; encoded by the exons ATGCTATCCGAGATCGATCAACTGCCCTCCATAAAGCTGGGCGACTTTACACTGCAGTTTGAACTTGGGGAAGAAACTGCCGCGGCCAAGGAGGTGGCCATAAGGGAACTACGTGAATCGCCCGAACGTCAAAAACAGGCCACACAGGAACTTAAGCGTCTGCTGGAAG CGGAAACCGATTTGTACTGTCCCAAGGACAATGAAGAGTGGCTCATACGTTTTTTGCGTCCTTGCAAGTATTATCCTGAAAGCGCAAGAGATTTG ATCAAGCGTTACTACTCCTTTAAAGTGAAGCATGCCGATGTTTATAACGATTTGAAGCCCACACGGgaggcaaacatttttaaaaacaatatactAACGGTATTTCCAAATCGAGATCAGCATGGACGTCGCATTTTGTTGCTGGAGCTGGGCA agcGCTGGAAGCATAAGCAGGTAACGCTGGATGAAGTTTTCAAGGGCGCTGTAATCTTTCTGGAGGCCGCCATGTTGGAGCCCGAGACACAAATCAATGGAGCCGTGGTCATCTTCGATATGGATGGCTTAAGTTTGCAGCAGACTTGGCAGTTTACGCCGCCATTCGCCAAGCGCATAGTTGACTGGCTGCAGGACTCGGTGCCGTTGCGCATCAAGGCCATACACATAGTTAATCAGCCCAAGCTCTTCAATATAGTCTTTGCTCTGTTTAAGCCTTTCCTGCGTGAGAAGCTGCGCGGTCGCATCATCTTTCATAGCACGGATCGCGAGTCGTTGCATAAGCACATGTCGCCCAAGTGCCTGCCAGCTTGCTATGGCGGCATCTTGGAGCTCCCACGCGTCGATGGCGATCAATGGTATaagctgctgatgatgtgcGACAAGGAATATGATGCCATCAATTCGTATGGTTATAAGAAGAAGTGA
- the LOC108607524 gene encoding alpha-tocopherol transfer protein-like isoform X1, which yields MRVPTMLSEIDQLPSIKLGDFTLQFELGEETAAAKEVAIRELRESPERQKQATQELKRLLEAETDLYCPKDNEEWLIRFLRPCKYYPESARDLIKRYYSFKVKHADVYNDLKPTREANIFKNNILTVFPNRDQHGRRILLLELGKRWKHKQVTLDEVFKGAVIFLEAAMLEPETQINGAVVIFDMDGLSLQQTWQFTPPFAKRIVDWLQDSVPLRIKAIHIVNQPKLFNIVFALFKPFLREKLRGRIIFHSTDRESLHKHMSPKCLPACYGGILELPRVDGDQWYKLLMMCDKEYDAINSYGYKKK from the exons ATGA GAGTGCCCACCATGCTATCCGAGATCGATCAACTGCCCTCCATAAAGCTGGGCGACTTTACACTGCAGTTTGAACTTGGGGAAGAAACTGCCGCGGCCAAGGAGGTGGCCATAAGGGAACTACGTGAATCGCCCGAACGTCAAAAACAGGCCACACAGGAACTTAAGCGTCTGCTGGAAG CGGAAACCGATTTGTACTGTCCCAAGGACAATGAAGAGTGGCTCATACGTTTTTTGCGTCCTTGCAAGTATTATCCTGAAAGCGCAAGAGATTTG ATCAAGCGTTACTACTCCTTTAAAGTGAAGCATGCCGATGTTTATAACGATTTGAAGCCCACACGGgaggcaaacatttttaaaaacaatatactAACGGTATTTCCAAATCGAGATCAGCATGGACGTCGCATTTTGTTGCTGGAGCTGGGCA agcGCTGGAAGCATAAGCAGGTAACGCTGGATGAAGTTTTCAAGGGCGCTGTAATCTTTCTGGAGGCCGCCATGTTGGAGCCCGAGACACAAATCAATGGAGCCGTGGTCATCTTCGATATGGATGGCTTAAGTTTGCAGCAGACTTGGCAGTTTACGCCGCCATTCGCCAAGCGCATAGTTGACTGGCTGCAGGACTCGGTGCCGTTGCGCATCAAGGCCATACACATAGTTAATCAGCCCAAGCTCTTCAATATAGTCTTTGCTCTGTTTAAGCCTTTCCTGCGTGAGAAGCTGCGCGGTCGCATCATCTTTCATAGCACGGATCGCGAGTCGTTGCATAAGCACATGTCGCCCAAGTGCCTGCCAGCTTGCTATGGCGGCATCTTGGAGCTCCCACGCGTCGATGGCGATCAATGGTATaagctgctgatgatgtgcGACAAGGAATATGATGCCATCAATTCGTATGGTTATAAGAAGAAGTGA
- the LOC108600709 gene encoding heparin sulfate O-sulfotransferase — translation MFKKMRKMLPPLRPLHWLLIVVICIVTCYWLLGVHLEQAFKPLTKIAVSSSSSLQSEYSVPADASVRVAPTLDNFDYEEQLVVLYNRVPKTGSTSFVNIAYDLCKLNKFHVLHINVTANMHVLSLPNQVMLARNITKWHKMKPALYHGHMAFLDFSKFQIAHKPIYINLVRKPLDRLVSYYYFLRYGDNYRPNLVRKKAGNKITFDECVVQKQPDCDPKNMWLQIPFFCGHAAECWEPGNDWALKQAKLNLVNEYFLVGVTEQMYEFVDLLERSLPRIFHGFREHYQNSNKSHLRVTSSKLPPSESTIQTIQRSKIWQMENDLYEFALAQFEFTKKKLMQPDNKHLQHFMYEKIRPK, via the exons ATGTTTAAGAAAATGCGAAAAATGCTGCCACCACTGCGTCCGCTGCATTGGCTACTAATTGTTGTCATTTGCATTGTCACCTGTTATTGGCTACTGGGCGTACATCTAGAGCAAG CTTTTAAGCCGCTCACCAAAATTGCAGTCAGTAGCAGCAGTTCATTACAAAGCGAATATTCGGTGCCGGCAGATGCATCGGTTCGTGTGGCTCCTACTCTGGATAATTTTGACTATGAGGAACAATTGGTAGTGTTATATAATCGTGTGCCAAAAACTGGCTCAACTAGTTTTGTAAACATTGCATACGATCTCtgcaagctaaacaaatttcatgTGTTGCATATTAATGTGACGGCCAACATGCATGTGCTATCACTGCCGAATCAG GTAATGCTGGCGCGCAATATAACCAAATGGCATAAAATGAAGCCGGCTCTTTATCATGGGCATATGGCATTTTTGGACTTTTCCAA ATTCCAAATAGCACACAAACCCATCTACATAAATCTAGTGCGCAAGCCTTTAGACAGACTTGTCTCTTATTATTACTTCTTACGCTATGGCGACAATTACCGACCGAATTTAGTGCGCAAAAAGGCGGGCAATAAAATC ACATTCGATGAGTGCGTTGTACAGAAGCAACCAGACTGTGATCCCAAAAACATGTGGCTCCAAATACCATTCTTTTGTGGTCACGCTGCCGAGTGCTGGGAACCCGGCAACGATTGGGCATTGAAGCAGGCAAAACTTAATTTGGTGAATGAATACTTTCTAGTCGGCGTGACCGAGCAAATGTACgaatttgttgatttgctaGAACGATCATTACCCAG aATCTTCCATGGCTTTCGTGAGCACTATCAAAACTCAAATAAATCTCATTTACGTGTAACTTCATCAAAGCTACCGCCTAGCGAATCAACCATACAGACTATTCAGCGTTCTAAGATTTGGCAAATGGAAAACGATCTATACGAATTTGCCTTGgcacaatttgaatttactaAGAAGAAATTAATGCAACCAGATAATAagcatttgcaacattttatgtATGAGAAAATTAGGCCTAAATGA
- the LOC108608525 gene encoding inhibitor of growth protein 5 isoform X2, with protein MSSAIYLENYLDGLESLPTELERNFKLMRKLDDRAQTAMKSIDSHAKDFMRKLTSMNGSMEEDERKERLEDIKVMFGKAKEYSDDKVQLAIQTYELVDKQIRRLDNDLARFEGEIQEKASSTRAKSEETVVKKGGRKKAKDSKASGKKRKSASSDEETGRGNHSNSASGANLNTSSSGGQGSKKKKSKKVVDPDDSEKDSCHTAATHPSDVMDMPVDPNEPTYCLCHQVSYGEMIGCDNPDCPIEWFHFACVGLTTKPKGKWFCPKCTQDRKKK; from the exons ATGTCGTCTGCAATATATCTAGAAAACTATCTAGATG GTTTGGAGTCACTACCCACGGAGCTGGAGAGGAACTTCAAGCTAATGCGTAAGCTAGACGACCGAGCACAAACAGCAATGAAAAGCATTGACAGTCATGCAAAGGATTTCATGCGCAAGCTCACATCAATGAATGGTTCAATGGAGGAAGACGAGCGAAAGGAGCGTTTGGAGGATATAAAAGTGATGTTTGGCAAGGCAAAGGAATACAGCGACGACAAAGTGCAACTGGCCATACAGACATATGAGCTGGTCGATAAACAGATACGGCGATTAGACAATGATTTGGCACGATTTGAGGGCGAGATACAAGAGAAGGCATCGTCAACGCGCGCCAAATCCGAGGAAACGGTGGTCAAGA AAGGAGGTCGGAAAAAGGCTAAGGATAGTAAGGCGTCAGGTAAAAAGAGAAAATCTGCCTCCTCGGACGAAGAAACTGGTAGAGGCAATCATTCAAACAGCGCCAGTGGGGCTAATCTTAATACCAGCAGTAGTGGTGGTCAAGgtagcaaaaagaaaaagtccAAG AAAGTCGTTGATCCTGATGATTCAGAAAAAGACTCTTGTCATACGGCTGCAACTCATCCCAGCGATGTTATGGATATGCCTGTGGATCCCAACGAGCCTACCTACTGTCTATGCCATCAGGTGTCCTATGGTGAAATGATTGGCTGCGATAATCCAGAT TGTCCCATTGAGTGGTTCCACTTTGCATGTGTGGGTCTAACAACAAAGCCGAAGGGCAAATGGTTTTGTCCCAAATGCACACAGGATCGCAAAAAGAAGTAA
- the LOC108608525 gene encoding inhibitor of growth protein 5 isoform X1 produces the protein MSSAIYLENYLDGLESLPTELERNFKLMRKLDDRAQTAMKSIDSHAKDFMRKLTSMNGSMEEDERKERLEDIKVMFGKAKEYSDDKVQLAIQTYELVDKQIRRLDNDLARFEGEIQEKASSTRAKSEETVVKKGGRKKAKDSKASGKKRKSASSDEETGRGNHSNSASGANLNTSSSGGQGSKKKKSKVNQEKETRKGGAQKKVVDPDDSEKDSCHTAATHPSDVMDMPVDPNEPTYCLCHQVSYGEMIGCDNPDCPIEWFHFACVGLTTKPKGKWFCPKCTQDRKKK, from the exons ATGTCGTCTGCAATATATCTAGAAAACTATCTAGATG GTTTGGAGTCACTACCCACGGAGCTGGAGAGGAACTTCAAGCTAATGCGTAAGCTAGACGACCGAGCACAAACAGCAATGAAAAGCATTGACAGTCATGCAAAGGATTTCATGCGCAAGCTCACATCAATGAATGGTTCAATGGAGGAAGACGAGCGAAAGGAGCGTTTGGAGGATATAAAAGTGATGTTTGGCAAGGCAAAGGAATACAGCGACGACAAAGTGCAACTGGCCATACAGACATATGAGCTGGTCGATAAACAGATACGGCGATTAGACAATGATTTGGCACGATTTGAGGGCGAGATACAAGAGAAGGCATCGTCAACGCGCGCCAAATCCGAGGAAACGGTGGTCAAGA AAGGAGGTCGGAAAAAGGCTAAGGATAGTAAGGCGTCAGGTAAAAAGAGAAAATCTGCCTCCTCGGACGAAGAAACTGGTAGAGGCAATCATTCAAACAGCGCCAGTGGGGCTAATCTTAATACCAGCAGTAGTGGTGGTCAAGgtagcaaaaagaaaaagtccAAGGTAAATCAAGAAAAAGAAACACGCAAGGGGGGCGCACAAAAG AAAGTCGTTGATCCTGATGATTCAGAAAAAGACTCTTGTCATACGGCTGCAACTCATCCCAGCGATGTTATGGATATGCCTGTGGATCCCAACGAGCCTACCTACTGTCTATGCCATCAGGTGTCCTATGGTGAAATGATTGGCTGCGATAATCCAGAT TGTCCCATTGAGTGGTTCCACTTTGCATGTGTGGGTCTAACAACAAAGCCGAAGGGCAAATGGTTTTGTCCCAAATGCACACAGGATCGCAAAAAGAAGTAA